The Chryseobacterium sp. JV274 sequence ACTGCAACGTAGTTGTTATTCTGAAGATATTTGGATACGAAATCCATGATGTCTTTCTTCGTAAGTTTTGAAATTTCGTCTACATACTCCAGTGTTGCTTTGTGGTCAATGTCTGAAGTAAATTCATCCATCAGGATGCTTGCTCTTGACGAATATTTTTCATCTTTCTGAATAATACCTTTCTTTTCGTTGTTGACGATAGATTGAATCAGGTCATCAGAAAATTCTCCTTTTCTTAATTTATCAATTTCCTGAAGAAGAAGATTTTTTACTTCATCCAGAGACTGTCCTTCAGTTGGTTTTCCTTGAAGAAGTAATACTGAATAATCTTTTAAAGTATAAGAACCTGCATAAGCCCCAAGTAATTTTTGTTTTTTTACCAGGTTAAGGTCAATCAATCCAGCCTGTCCGTTGGTAAGCATATTTCCAACAAGGTTCAGCATTCTTGCATCTTTTGTAGAAGCTCCCGGAAATCTGAAACCAAGCATTACATTTTCAGGATTAGGTCCTACAACTTCTTTTACAATGGGAGCTGTAATGGGTTTTTCCTGTCCTACTTTATATTCAGGAATGGCTTTGGGCTTCATATATGAGAAAGCCTTGTCAATTTTTGCAATCACTTCATCCGGGTTAAAATCTCCGGACATGATGATTCCCATGTTATTGGGAACGTAATAATTGTTGTAATATTCTCTGATAGCGTGTAGAGAAGGGTTCTTCAAATGTTCAATCGTCCCGATGGTTGTTTGCTTTCCGTAATTATTGTTAGGGAAAAGACTGGCAAACATCGTATCATAAACTTTATCTCCATCATCATCAAGAGACCTGTTTTTTTCTTCATATACTGCTTCAAGCTCTGTGTGGAAGAGTCTCAAAACAGGCTCTCTGAATCTTTCAGCCTGTACAGCAAGAAATTTGTCAAGAACATTGGATGGTACATCTTCTGTGTATACCGTTTGTTCAAAGGAAGTGAAGGCATTGGTTCCGTCAGCTCCCATACCGGCCATCATTTTGTCGTATTCATTCGCTATTGCATATTTGGCAGCCTCTCCGGAAACCTTGTCAATCTCTTTGTAGATCTCTTTTCTTTTAGCTTCGTCTTTAGTTTGGTTGTACTTTTCGTAAAGAGCATCAATCTGGTCTAAAAGAGGTTTTTCTTTTGCCCAGTCCTTAGATCCGAATTGATTGGTGCCTTTGAAAAGCATATGCTCCAGATAATGGGCAAGACCGGTGTGGTCTGCAGGGTCGGTTTTACTTCCTGCCTTTGTGGCAATATATGTTTGTATCCTCGGGTCCTTATTGGTAGGGCTCAGGATAACCGTTAATCCGTTCTTTAAGGTATAATACCTTGCAGAAGTAGGGTCGTTGGTAACATATTTATACTTATAGCCATTAGAATTTCCTTCTTTCCATTGGAAATCCTGGCCAAAAGCATATCCTGCAAAACTTGCGGCGGCAATACTGGTCGCGATGGTTAGTTTTTTTAACAGATTCATTGCTGTTGTACTTTATTTTTGGTTATTAATTTGTTAGTTGAATTGCTCCAATAAATTTTTGATTCGCTTCATTGCTTCTCTCAAATCTTCTTCAGATGCAGCGTAAGAGAATCTGATACATTCCGGACTTCCGAAAGAGAATCCGCCGACACAGCCTACGTGAGCATTTTCCAGTAGGAACATTGCAAAATCGTCAGAGTCCTTAATTTCAGTTCCGTTCAGGTTTTTTCCGATATAATGCGAAATGTCCGGGAAGAAATAGAATGCTGCTTTAGGAAGCAATACTTTAAATCCTGGAATTTCTTTGATCAGTTCATACACAAGATCTCTTCTTTCTTTGAAAGCATCAATCATGTATTTATATTCAGAAGGATCTGTTTTCAATGCGGTGATAGAAGCTCTCTGTGCCATGGTGTTGGCTCCGCTGGTCATCTGTCCCTGTACTTTTTCACACGCTTTTGCCAGCCATTCCGGACAGGCAGAATAACCGATTCTCCATCCTGTCATTGCGAATGCTTTTGACATTCCGTTGATCACCGCTGTCTGTTCATATACTTCAGGAAACTGTGCAATAGAAGTCGTTTTTGTTTCGTAATTGATATACTCGTAAATCTCATCAGAAATTATCGTTATCTGAGGGTATTTGGCGATAACTTTTGCAATGGATTTTAATTCGTCATAAGTGTAATAGCCACCTGATGGATTACATGGAGAACTGAAAAGTACCGCTTTGGTTTTCTCTGTAATAGCCCCTTCAAGCTGTTCTGCTGTTACTTTAAAGTCCGTTAAATAAGAGGTAGGAAGCATTACGGAAGCTCCACCCATCATTTTTACCATTTCATCATAGCTTACCCAATATGGAGCTGGAAGAAGAACTTCATCCCCATCATTGATAATGGAGGCAAGAACATTTATAATAGCTTGTTTGGCGCCATTTGAAACACAGATCTGGGTGGGTTTGTATTCCAGGTTGTTATCTCTTTTTAATTTATGAGCAATAGCCTCTCGCAGTTCCAGAAATCCGGGTACAGGAGAGTAGTGGCTGTAGTTTTGGTTGATGGCATCAAAAGCGGCCTGTTTGATATTGTCCGGAACATCAAAATCCGGTTCACCAAGAGTTAAGCTGATCACGTCTATTCCGCTGGCTTTCATTTCTCTGGCTTTGTTAGACATTACAAATGTCTGTGAGTATCCTAATCTTTTTACTCTATCTGAAAGTTTATCCATGTATTTTTTTGAATTTTAACAAATATATAATAAAAACGCCTTTCAGGGATAATAAAAGTGGGTTTGGTTAGAAGATTTTTGTCAGGTTTTAACCAAATTTAACCTGTTTGAGAATCATTGCATCTTTTTCACGGTTTGGCAGATATTAACCCATAATGAACTTCATTAAAATAAAAAACTATATAGTAGCCCTATGGTTTTGTATCTTTAACAATCTAAGATTGATCCTATGAAATATTTCGTTTTTCTGCTGCTGATTTCCTGCACTGTTTTCTCTCAGAAACATTCAAAAGATGAGGAAGTGAAAAAATATGTCTCGCAAGTGAGTGAAGACTCATTGAAGTCATACATCGGTAAGCTGGTGAGTTTTGAAACAAGACATACTTTAAGCACGCTGGATGATCCAAAGCATGGAATAGGAGCAGCAAGAAACTGGATTATTAAAAAATTCAATGAATATGCAAAAAACTCCGGAGGCAGAATGGAAGTATACCTTCAGCAGGAAGATCTTCAGCCGGATGGAAAGCGAATTGATAAAGCAGTCAATCTTGGAAATGCTGTTGCTTTTCTGAAAGGTACGGATCCTGATGATAAAAGAATATTTCTGATCGGCGGGCACCTTGACTCCAGGGTGACAGATGTGATGA is a genomic window containing:
- a CDS encoding M16 family metallopeptidase; this encodes MNLLKKLTIATSIAAASFAGYAFGQDFQWKEGNSNGYKYKYVTNDPTSARYYTLKNGLTVILSPTNKDPRIQTYIATKAGSKTDPADHTGLAHYLEHMLFKGTNQFGSKDWAKEKPLLDQIDALYEKYNQTKDEAKRKEIYKEIDKVSGEAAKYAIANEYDKMMAGMGADGTNAFTSFEQTVYTEDVPSNVLDKFLAVQAERFREPVLRLFHTELEAVYEEKNRSLDDDGDKVYDTMFASLFPNNNYGKQTTIGTIEHLKNPSLHAIREYYNNYYVPNNMGIIMSGDFNPDEVIAKIDKAFSYMKPKAIPEYKVGQEKPITAPIVKEVVGPNPENVMLGFRFPGASTKDARMLNLVGNMLTNGQAGLIDLNLVKKQKLLGAYAGSYTLKDYSVLLLQGKPTEGQSLDEVKNLLLQEIDKLRKGEFSDDLIQSIVNNEKKGIIQKDEKYSSRASILMDEFTSDIDHKATLEYVDEISKLTKKDIMDFVSKYLQNNNYVAVYKRKGEDKSIVKVDKPTITPVSVNREDQSPFLKKIDDMPENPIAPVWLNYDKDIAKNKLADVEVLSVKNTDNALFRMYYHFDSGKWNNKILPIAAEYLQYLGTKDKSSEVISKEFYKLASSFNVGAGNEETYVSLEGLNENFDKTISLFEDLIKNCQADQTALDAYKTRLKKARANAKQNKGTIMAGLRSYAQYGAQNPFNNVLSDAELDALKAEDLINVLHDLFNFKHKVLYYGPKSGNDVVASLKPVHKLPATLKDLPKSKTFAQIPTDKNKVLFAHYDMVQAEIFWVRNADQYNPSTTPTVSLFNNYFGGGMGSIVFQTIRESKALAYSTYSYFALPSKKTDKDMIMAYVGTQADKFNESTTAMNELLTTLPKSEQLFETAKSGLKKSIASERITQDGIIFSYLKSQRLGNNFDMRKNVYEQVPKLSFADINTFHDKEMKNKNYTYCLVASQDKVNEADMQKLGEVKKLNLTEVFGY
- a CDS encoding pyridoxal phosphate-dependent aminotransferase — its product is MDKLSDRVKRLGYSQTFVMSNKAREMKASGIDVISLTLGEPDFDVPDNIKQAAFDAINQNYSHYSPVPGFLELREAIAHKLKRDNNLEYKPTQICVSNGAKQAIINVLASIINDGDEVLLPAPYWVSYDEMVKMMGGASVMLPTSYLTDFKVTAEQLEGAITEKTKAVLFSSPCNPSGGYYTYDELKSIAKVIAKYPQITIISDEIYEYINYETKTTSIAQFPEVYEQTAVINGMSKAFAMTGWRIGYSACPEWLAKACEKVQGQMTSGANTMAQRASITALKTDPSEYKYMIDAFKERRDLVYELIKEIPGFKVLLPKAAFYFFPDISHYIGKNLNGTEIKDSDDFAMFLLENAHVGCVGGFSFGSPECIRFSYAASEEDLREAMKRIKNLLEQFN